Proteins encoded within one genomic window of Pseudocalidococcus azoricus BACA0444:
- the truB gene encoding tRNA pseudouridine(55) synthase TruB produces MKHGPQLSGFLNLNKPAGFTSHDCVAKLRRMFRLKRVGHGGTLDPMATGVLPIALGTATRLLPYLPTEKAYRGVIQLGLVTDTDDITGTIIAQANASEITQAQVRQGLEIFHKGYDQRPPAYSAVQVAGKRLYQLARKGESIDISTRWVDIFNLEVLAWQPGPTATVELMINCGPGTYIRSIARDLGAVLGVGATLASLTRTKSCGFELGNSCTLDDLNPDSTNLIAPGLALQHLPAIRLDAEIAKRWCCGQKMAIETVNLTTPHRVLDQAGTLLGIGQLEDDIFRAKVVLPSQIDHSIDNNASNSHTSHDSSANDFSG; encoded by the coding sequence ATGAAGCATGGGCCGCAACTATCAGGGTTTCTGAATCTGAATAAACCAGCGGGATTTACCTCCCATGATTGTGTGGCAAAGCTGCGGCGGATGTTTAGACTTAAGCGGGTTGGTCATGGCGGAACGTTAGATCCAATGGCAACTGGGGTCTTACCGATAGCTTTGGGGACAGCAACGCGACTATTGCCCTACTTACCCACAGAAAAAGCCTATCGAGGGGTGATCCAATTGGGCCTGGTGACGGATACAGACGATATAACAGGAACAATTATTGCTCAGGCCAATGCTAGTGAAATCACTCAAGCACAGGTGAGGCAAGGGTTAGAAATCTTTCACAAGGGTTATGATCAACGTCCTCCTGCCTATAGTGCCGTTCAAGTTGCCGGAAAACGACTTTATCAGTTAGCAAGAAAAGGTGAATCCATTGATATTTCCACTCGCTGGGTTGATATTTTCAATCTTGAGGTTTTAGCTTGGCAACCAGGCCCCACTGCCACCGTTGAGTTAATGATTAATTGCGGCCCCGGAACCTATATTCGCTCAATTGCTAGAGATTTAGGGGCAGTTTTAGGCGTGGGCGCAACTCTTGCGAGTTTAACACGGACAAAAAGTTGCGGCTTTGAATTAGGAAATTCTTGCACCCTTGATGATCTCAACCCCGACTCAACCAATCTCATTGCCCCAGGCCTGGCTCTGCAACATCTCCCGGCAATTAGATTGGATGCAGAGATTGCTAAACGCTGGTGTTGTGGCCAGAAAATGGCGATTGAAACCGTGAATTTAACCACTCCCCATCGAGTTTTAGATCAAGCAGGAACATTACTCGGCATTGGTCAGCTTGAAGACGATATTTTCCGGGCTAAAGTTGTTCTCCCTAGCCAGATTGATCATTCAATCGACAACAATGCTTCAAATAGTCACACCTCGCATGATTCTTCGGCCAATGACTTTAGCGGATAG
- a CDS encoding CobW family GTP-binding protein, which translates to MVMSTTSVPVTVLTGYLGAGKTTLLNRILTYEHGKKVAVIVNEFGEVGIDHQLVVNADEEIFEMNNGCICCTVRGDLIRIIGNLMRRRDKFDHLVIETTGLADPAPVIQTFFMDDDVRSQAQLDAVVTVVDTKHIEHHWDADEALEQIGFADIILLNKTDLVSPEQLLRLEERIRGMNALAKIYRTQNADISMDAILGVQAFDLDRALDVDPNFLHEAAHEHDQTVGSVAIRESGAVDGEKLDGWLSHLLQTQGANIFRMKGILNLAGEDHRFVFQGVHMLFDGRADRPWKSPAERKNELVFIGRNLDAAMLTQGFQACLLP; encoded by the coding sequence ATGGTGATGTCCACTACATCTGTCCCGGTAACGGTCTTGACTGGATATTTGGGGGCCGGCAAAACCACCTTACTGAACCGAATTTTGACCTACGAACATGGCAAGAAGGTGGCCGTGATTGTCAATGAGTTTGGGGAAGTTGGGATTGATCATCAACTGGTTGTCAATGCTGATGAAGAAATTTTTGAGATGAACAATGGCTGTATTTGCTGCACCGTCCGGGGCGATCTGATTCGGATTATTGGCAATCTGATGCGGCGGCGGGATAAATTTGACCATTTGGTGATTGAAACCACTGGCCTGGCGGATCCGGCTCCTGTGATTCAAACCTTTTTTATGGATGATGATGTTCGCTCTCAGGCCCAGTTAGATGCGGTCGTGACGGTGGTGGATACCAAACATATTGAGCACCATTGGGATGCGGATGAAGCTCTGGAACAGATTGGCTTTGCCGATATTATTTTGTTAAACAAAACCGATTTAGTCTCCCCAGAACAGTTGCTCAGACTGGAAGAACGAATTCGCGGGATGAATGCCCTGGCCAAAATTTACCGGACTCAAAATGCCGACATCTCTATGGATGCCATTCTGGGGGTGCAAGCCTTTGATTTAGACCGCGCCTTAGACGTTGATCCCAATTTCCTCCATGAAGCGGCCCATGAACATGATCAAACCGTGGGGTCGGTGGCGATTCGGGAATCGGGGGCAGTGGACGGGGAGAAACTCGATGGTTGGCTGAGTCACCTGTTGCAAACCCAAGGGGCAAATATTTTTCGGATGAAGGGGATTCTCAATTTGGCTGGGGAAGATCACCGCTTTGTCTTTCAAGGGGTACATATGTTGTTTGATGGTCGCGCCGACCGCCCTTGGAAATCCCCAGCGGAACGGAAAAATGAACTGGTCTTTATTGGCCGAAACTTAGATGCGGCGATGCTGACCCAAGGATTCCAGGCCTGCCTTCTCCCATGA
- a CDS encoding WD40 repeat domain-containing protein: protein MSNSAPKFQPVFREELSDYVTGLAWSSRGLLATCSAAGEVGIADGEVLTLIKQADGYSLSQVLFSSDGQFLAAAGQTGEVFIWQIVEHGCTPDSLTPKFRDSEARATLITTLPNPDTWIDHLAWHPIRPELAIGLGHYVQVWEASTLTPMTTLDFAASSVLGLAWHPTGAYLAVGGYQGIQVWTAADWDQDPEHLPLMSACVNLAWSGNGQFMAAANIDRTLSLWQWGDISPWEMRGFPGKVKQLVWSDALSDAGTPLLASSCAEGIVVWERDEELGWASRILDLHQQAVITVVFQPNSLLLASAGSEGWIRLWDQAQEPIQILEGAKAGFSTLAWSGDGSLLAAGGQVGEVLVWQSVENILINN from the coding sequence ATGAGTAACTCTGCGCCCAAGTTTCAACCCGTATTTAGGGAGGAATTGAGTGATTATGTCACGGGCCTGGCCTGGTCATCGCGGGGGCTATTGGCAACCTGCTCGGCGGCGGGAGAGGTGGGAATTGCCGATGGTGAAGTCCTGACCCTGATTAAACAAGCCGATGGGTATTCCCTCAGTCAGGTGCTATTTTCGTCCGATGGGCAGTTTTTGGCGGCGGCGGGGCAAACGGGAGAGGTGTTCATTTGGCAAATTGTCGAGCATGGCTGCACCCCCGACAGCCTAACACCAAAGTTCAGAGATTCCGAGGCTCGGGCCACCCTGATCACAACTCTGCCCAACCCGGATACTTGGATCGATCACCTGGCCTGGCACCCAATCCGACCGGAACTGGCCATTGGCCTGGGGCATTATGTCCAAGTTTGGGAGGCTTCCACTCTTACCCCGATGACCACCCTAGATTTCGCCGCCTCATCAGTCCTGGGCCTGGCCTGGCATCCGACAGGGGCATACCTAGCGGTGGGAGGGTATCAAGGGATTCAGGTTTGGACTGCCGCAGATTGGGATCAAGACCCTGAGCATTTACCCCTAATGTCTGCCTGTGTGAACCTGGCCTGGTCAGGAAATGGCCAGTTTATGGCAGCGGCCAATATTGATCGCACCCTTTCCCTTTGGCAGTGGGGAGATATCAGCCCCTGGGAAATGCGCGGGTTTCCGGGAAAAGTTAAACAACTGGTTTGGTCGGATGCGCTTTCTGATGCGGGTACGCCTCTTTTAGCTTCTAGTTGTGCTGAAGGCATTGTGGTTTGGGAGAGGGATGAGGAGCTGGGGTGGGCCTCGAGGATTTTAGATCTGCATCAGCAGGCCGTGATCACCGTTGTCTTTCAACCCAACAGCTTACTCCTAGCCTCGGCCGGTTCAGAGGGCTGGATCCGTTTATGGGATCAGGCCCAGGAGCCGATTCAAATTCTGGAAGGGGCAAAAGCTGGTTTTAGTACCCTGGCCTGGAGTGGGGATGGCAGTCTCTTGGCGGCTGGGGGCCAGGTCGGGGAAGTTCTAGTTTGGCAAAGCGTTGAAAATATTTTGATAAACAATTAA
- a CDS encoding cupin domain-containing protein, whose translation MNQSPISATSIPATQGQTIYPEPYASLVQGRLKRKLGDFFGLKNFGVNLTDLAPGAQSALLHHHSQQDEFIFILAGTPTLILGDRELTLGPGDCYGFPAGTGIAHQLVNPSAEPVRYLEIGDRSPNDQVNYPNDDLQASLTDGQWIITHKDGQLY comes from the coding sequence ATGAATCAATCGCCAATTTCCGCAACATCTATCCCCGCCACCCAGGGGCAGACCATCTACCCAGAGCCTTATGCCTCTCTAGTTCAAGGGCGGTTGAAACGAAAATTAGGGGACTTTTTTGGACTGAAGAATTTTGGGGTGAATTTAACCGATTTGGCCCCCGGTGCCCAGTCCGCCCTGCTCCATCATCACTCCCAGCAGGATGAATTCATTTTTATTTTGGCAGGAACACCAACCCTAATTCTGGGTGATCGGGAACTTACCTTGGGGCCTGGGGATTGTTATGGGTTTCCGGCCGGCACTGGGATTGCCCATCAATTAGTCAACCCATCAGCAGAACCTGTCAGATACTTAGAGATTGGTGACCGCAGCCCCAACGATCAGGTTAACTATCCCAATGATGATCTCCAGGCCAGCTTAACCGATGGGCAATGGATAATTACTCACAAAGATGGCCAACTCTACTAA
- a CDS encoding ammonium transporter, giving the protein MSRRRPLLRRSQLNLWLSRPPKLRTFAGLGAVILLLSATAGLAQGVEVPKDLNEVATSLQSLQVAANTIWVLFTACLVFFMNAGFCMLETGFCRPKNAVNLLAKNLIVFALSSISFWAIGFAIMFGDGNEFLGNSGFFLMGADNSPATGDAYKGVYSALSWTATPLLAKFFFQLVFAGTAATIVSGAVAERIKFYAFFAFSLLLVGISYPISGHWIWGGGWLAKLGFWDFAGSTVVHSVGGWAALMGAALLGPRIGRYTEDGGAVAIPGHNFAIATLGCLILWLGWFGFNPGSTMTADAGAIAHITVTTNMAAAFGGATATVVSTLYFGKPDLSMIINGILAGLVAITAPCAFVSIESAILIGIVAGIIIVFSVVYVDKLRIDDPVGAVSVHLVNGIWGTLSVGLFAAGPGQLYAEGLGPAKGLLLGGGTDQLWHQFIGVATVGLFTVIFATVAWFLIDKTIGIRVSPEEEIEGLDLGEHGMEAYAGFMFRDEVKGFVDLLKKMSVGR; this is encoded by the coding sequence GTGTCCCGCCGCCGCCCTTTGCTCCGCCGCTCTCAACTTAATCTCTGGCTTTCTCGTCCCCCGAAATTACGCACCTTTGCCGGCCTAGGGGCGGTGATTTTGCTGTTGTCGGCTACGGCCGGTTTAGCCCAAGGAGTTGAGGTTCCTAAGGACTTAAACGAAGTCGCCACGAGCCTGCAATCATTACAGGTAGCTGCAAATACGATTTGGGTTTTGTTTACGGCTTGTCTGGTCTTCTTTATGAATGCCGGCTTTTGTATGTTGGAGACGGGATTCTGTCGCCCCAAAAATGCCGTTAACCTGTTGGCCAAAAACTTAATTGTCTTTGCCTTGTCTTCGATTTCCTTTTGGGCCATTGGCTTTGCGATCATGTTCGGAGACGGTAACGAGTTTCTGGGTAATTCAGGCTTCTTTTTAATGGGGGCTGACAATAGTCCGGCCACTGGGGATGCCTATAAAGGGGTCTATAGTGCCTTAAGTTGGACGGCAACTCCCCTCCTGGCCAAGTTTTTCTTTCAACTGGTGTTCGCCGGTACAGCCGCAACCATTGTTTCCGGGGCCGTGGCCGAGCGGATTAAGTTCTATGCCTTTTTTGCCTTTAGTTTGCTGCTGGTGGGTATTTCCTATCCCATTAGTGGGCACTGGATCTGGGGTGGAGGCTGGCTGGCCAAATTGGGCTTTTGGGACTTTGCTGGCTCTACGGTTGTCCACTCGGTAGGGGGCTGGGCTGCCTTAATGGGTGCGGCATTACTGGGGCCAAGGATTGGACGTTATACCGAAGATGGTGGGGCAGTGGCGATTCCCGGCCATAATTTCGCAATTGCCACCTTGGGCTGTTTAATTCTTTGGTTGGGTTGGTTTGGCTTTAACCCTGGCTCCACCATGACCGCAGATGCAGGGGCAATTGCCCATATCACCGTGACAACCAACATGGCCGCAGCCTTTGGGGGTGCTACCGCGACTGTTGTTTCTACCCTTTATTTTGGCAAGCCTGACCTTTCGATGATCATCAATGGGATTTTAGCTGGCCTGGTGGCAATTACGGCTCCCTGTGCCTTTGTCAGTATTGAGAGTGCCATTTTGATTGGGATTGTGGCCGGAATCATTATTGTGTTCTCGGTAGTTTACGTGGATAAGCTGCGAATTGATGATCCGGTTGGTGCAGTTTCAGTGCATTTGGTCAATGGGATTTGGGGAACCTTGAGTGTCGGGCTGTTTGCCGCCGGGCCTGGTCAACTCTATGCCGAGGGGCTTGGGCCGGCAAAGGGCTTATTACTGGGCGGTGGTACGGATCAGCTGTGGCATCAGTTTATTGGGGTGGCCACCGTTGGTTTGTTTACCGTGATTTTTGCAACAGTGGCCTGGTTCCTGATTGACAAAACCATTGGGATTCGCGTCTCACCAGAGGAAGAAATCGAGGGGCTGGACTTGGGGGAACATGGGATGGAAGCCTATGCTGGCTTTATGTTCCGGGATGAAGTCAAAGGCTTTGTAGATCTGCTGAAAAAAATGTCTGTTGGACGTTAA
- a CDS encoding cell division protein FtsX produces the protein MGLKQLPPIQQSETLTRARYLARETQLGLWRGGWLNGAAVLTVAVLLFLFGFGFNIASQIDTAFQQLGSRLEITAYLEPGQAPEPIQTQLEQLPNTAQVILVSKDQAWQELLKDLGASDITTAAENQGLLQNPLVDEFKIIATRGEEVPQLAAAVKTIPGINSVQYLDKALASLQTLSQSAQRLGGILVIALAVTAVAVIATVMQLLAVVRQPEIEIMELVGATPRWIYLPFLVQGAGLGTLGGLLAWGGISLTEQALLQWLGQQGDLLKLLGQLLASSVLGGAGLLLILLLLGAVVGLIGSSFIFLRGVRGTLS, from the coding sequence ATGGGACTTAAGCAATTACCACCGATCCAGCAATCAGAAACCCTCACCAGGGCCCGATATTTAGCACGGGAAACCCAGTTGGGCCTATGGCGGGGGGGCTGGCTAAACGGGGCGGCGGTCTTGACGGTGGCGGTGCTGTTATTTCTGTTTGGTTTTGGCTTTAATATTGCCAGCCAGATTGATACGGCCTTTCAACAGTTGGGGAGTCGTCTCGAGATTACTGCCTATCTGGAACCCGGCCAGGCCCCGGAACCGATTCAAACCCAACTGGAACAACTGCCCAACACCGCTCAAGTAATTTTAGTTAGCAAAGACCAGGCCTGGCAGGAACTCTTAAAAGACTTAGGGGCCAGTGACATCACCACCGCCGCCGAAAACCAAGGCCTCCTCCAAAATCCCCTCGTGGATGAGTTTAAGATTATTGCCACCCGTGGCGAAGAGGTACCTCAATTAGCGGCCGCTGTCAAAACTATTCCGGGGATTAACTCGGTTCAATATCTTGACAAAGCCTTGGCCAGCTTACAAACCCTCAGTCAAAGTGCCCAACGGTTGGGGGGAATTTTAGTTATTGCTCTAGCTGTTACGGCCGTGGCAGTGATTGCAACAGTCATGCAGTTATTAGCCGTTGTCCGCCAACCAGAAATTGAAATTATGGAACTGGTGGGAGCCACTCCCCGCTGGATTTATTTACCCTTTTTAGTCCAAGGGGCGGGTCTGGGAACCCTGGGTGGACTCTTGGCCTGGGGGGGCATTAGTCTGACGGAACAAGCCCTCCTCCAGTGGCTCGGGCAACAGGGGGATCTGCTCAAGCTTTTGGGGCAGCTATTGGCTAGCTCGGTTCTCGGTGGGGCCGGGTTGTTACTGATCCTCTTGCTGTTGGGGGCCGTTGTCGGTCTGATTGGCAGTAGCTTTATTTTTCTGCGGGGGGTTCGGGGGACATTATCCTAA
- the ftsE gene encoding cell division ATP-binding protein FtsE, giving the protein MPSLSPPFSSKPQQPQAPQAPESAPILHLEQVTKSYRSGRFCLHNVDFQLAAGTFTLLTGPSGAGKSTLLKLFYGAEQPDRGQVLVQGQSVNRLQGRALAYLRRQVGVIFQDYKLLERRTIAENVAFVLAARGLAWSEIQRRVPAALSLVGLADRGNCFPDALSGGEQQRVSIARAIVGHPRILLADEPTGNLDRHNALQVLKILQQLNKKGLTVLMTTHDPHLVEMAQAPVWQIKSGRLSPVNNRDILIQP; this is encoded by the coding sequence ATGCCCTCCCTCTCCCCCCCATTCTCCAGTAAGCCCCAACAACCCCAGGCCCCCCAAGCCCCTGAATCAGCCCCAATTTTGCACCTCGAACAAGTCACAAAAAGCTATCGCTCGGGACGATTTTGCTTACATAATGTGGACTTTCAACTGGCAGCGGGGACATTTACCCTCTTAACAGGGCCATCGGGAGCAGGGAAATCAACCCTTTTGAAACTGTTTTATGGGGCCGAGCAGCCAGATCGGGGGCAAGTTTTAGTTCAAGGTCAATCTGTGAATCGCTTACAGGGGCGGGCACTGGCCTATTTACGGCGACAGGTGGGAGTGATTTTCCAAGACTATAAACTGTTGGAACGGCGAACGATTGCTGAAAATGTCGCGTTTGTGTTGGCGGCCCGAGGCCTGGCCTGGAGTGAAATTCAACGGCGAGTTCCGGCAGCCTTATCGTTGGTTGGCCTGGCAGATCGGGGGAATTGTTTTCCAGATGCCTTGTCGGGGGGGGAACAGCAACGAGTCAGTATTGCGCGAGCCATTGTTGGCCACCCGCGGATTTTATTAGCCGATGAACCCACGGGTAATTTAGATCGCCATAATGCCCTCCAAGTCTTGAAAATCCTCCAACAACTGAACAAAAAGGGCTTAACAGTGCTGATGACAACCCATGATCCCCACTTGGTGGAAATGGCCCAGGCCCCAGTCTGGCAGATTAAATCGGGTCGATTAAGTCCAGTCAACAATCGAGACATCCTAATTCAACCGTAG
- a CDS encoding WecB/TagA/CpsF family glycosyltransferase, with protein MTAVDTPSTRSSQPRRVSVLGYPLDLLDNYPAWLTAHQGDGFHVVTLNAEMIMQAEKVPQLAQVIKQASFIVPDGSGVVLYLRLYGIKANRQPGIELSESLLKFAATQNPPLKVFFYGSAPGVAAQAAKNWQKRYPHLNVVGIYTGYQTQETEAELKKHIQTNQPDIIFVALGVPRQEYWIAANRHLAPQATWVGVGGSFDIWAGKKVRAPQFFLDHHLEWLYRLYQEPWRWRRMLVLPQFALRGLWHRLRVHQI; from the coding sequence TTGACCGCTGTGGACACCCCTTCGACTCGCTCCTCTCAACCTCGGCGGGTTTCTGTTTTAGGCTATCCCTTAGATCTGTTGGACAATTACCCGGCCTGGTTGACTGCCCATCAGGGAGACGGCTTTCATGTTGTCACGCTCAATGCCGAGATGATCATGCAGGCCGAAAAAGTCCCCCAATTAGCGCAGGTCATCAAGCAAGCTAGTTTTATTGTTCCGGATGGGTCGGGGGTTGTTCTTTATCTCCGTCTCTATGGCATCAAGGCCAATCGCCAACCGGGGATTGAACTCTCAGAAAGTTTGTTAAAGTTTGCCGCAACCCAAAATCCCCCCCTGAAAGTCTTCTTCTATGGCAGTGCTCCCGGCGTGGCGGCCCAGGCTGCGAAGAATTGGCAAAAACGCTACCCCCATTTGAATGTGGTTGGCATTTATACGGGCTATCAGACCCAAGAAACCGAAGCAGAACTGAAAAAGCATATTCAGACCAACCAACCGGATATTATTTTTGTCGCCCTCGGAGTTCCCCGCCAGGAATATTGGATTGCCGCGAATCGTCATTTAGCTCCCCAGGCCACTTGGGTCGGTGTTGGCGGTAGTTTTGATATTTGGGCCGGCAAAAAAGTTCGTGCCCCCCAATTTTTCCTCGATCATCACTTGGAATGGCTGTATCGGCTCTATCAAGAACCCTGGCGCTGGCGGCGGATGTTAGTCTTACCTCAGTTTGCCCTGCGGGGACTTTGGCATCGTTTACGAGTACACCAAATTTAA
- a CDS encoding DedA family protein, translating into MAEWIVSLIGQLGYVGITLLMCLENLFPPIPSELIMPLAGFAVSQGKMNLGLVIFAGVAGTILGALPWYYLGYRMKADRLRRFFDRYGKWLGISGKDIVKSQQWFQRHGNKAVLWGRLIPGVRTLISLPAGIAAMNFAQFVLFSLIGIVAWVTILTYLGFSLGKEYHLVSDYMDTITTVVGIALLIGIIFFLGKRFLRRHQSHS; encoded by the coding sequence GTGGCAGAGTGGATCGTCAGTTTAATCGGACAGTTGGGTTACGTTGGCATTACACTCTTGATGTGTTTAGAAAACCTGTTTCCCCCAATCCCTTCTGAGTTGATTATGCCTTTAGCAGGGTTTGCAGTTTCTCAAGGGAAAATGAATCTTGGCCTGGTGATTTTTGCGGGTGTGGCTGGCACGATTTTAGGCGCGCTCCCCTGGTATTACTTGGGCTACAGGATGAAAGCGGATCGACTGCGGCGGTTCTTTGATCGCTATGGCAAATGGTTAGGGATTTCCGGCAAAGATATCGTCAAATCCCAACAATGGTTTCAACGCCATGGCAACAAGGCCGTTCTTTGGGGGCGGTTAATTCCGGGGGTGAGAACGTTAATTTCACTCCCAGCCGGGATTGCGGCCATGAATTTTGCTCAATTTGTCCTGTTTTCCTTAATTGGGATCGTGGCCTGGGTAACGATTTTGACCTATTTAGGCTTTAGTTTGGGCAAAGAATATCATCTCGTCAGTGATTACATGGATACGATTACAACGGTCGTTGGCATTGCCCTTCTGATCGGGATCATATTTTTCTTGGGAAAACGTTTTTTGCGGCGGCATCAGAGTCATTCTTAA
- a CDS encoding CdiA C-terminal domain-containing protein yields the protein MHQGHNRGESFASEVFISQVFARQGRVVELVNEQGEDGLRRFDALVDGEEWEFKELTDKATNIQSAFQRGLSYGASQAQRIAYHVNRNADIGLLNAGLNQAIYHDKKKIIQVVALVFQDGSVQQLRRKEIDSGRYF from the coding sequence ATGCATCAGGGGCATAATCGCGGCGAAAGCTTTGCTTCAGAGGTGTTTATCTCCCAGGTTTTCGCTAGACAAGGTCGAGTTGTCGAGTTGGTGAATGAGCAGGGGGAAGATGGCCTGAGACGATTTGATGCTCTTGTGGATGGAGAAGAATGGGAGTTTAAGGAGTTAACAGACAAGGCAACAAATATCCAAAGTGCTTTCCAACGCGGTCTTTCTTACGGTGCCTCTCAAGCCCAACGGATTGCGTATCATGTTAATAGAAATGCCGATATTGGGCTACTGAATGCTGGATTAAATCAAGCAATTTACCATGACAAGAAGAAAATAATACAGGTAGTTGCCCTGGTTTTCCAAGATGGTAGTGTTCAGCAACTAAGGAGGAAAGAAATTGACTCAGGACGATATTTTTGA